Proteins from a single region of Fusobacterium sp. SYSU M8D902:
- the gmk gene encoding guanylate kinase, with amino-acid sequence MSRGIKGHLYIVSGPSGAGKSTICRMVRKMLGINLATSATTRAPREGELNGRDYYFLTKEEFIAKEKNGEFLEYATVHGNYYGTLKSEVESRLLAGEDVILEIDVQGGLQVKAQYPDAHLIFFKTPTKEDLEARLRGRKTDSEEVIQLRLKNSIKELEYEKDYDMTIINNTVEDSCNALKKIIEDKNN; translated from the coding sequence ATGAGTAGAGGAATAAAAGGACATCTATATATAGTATCTGGTCCTAGTGGTGCTGGAAAATCTACTATTTGTAGAATGGTACGTAAAATGCTTGGGATAAACTTAGCTACTTCAGCTACAACAAGAGCTCCTAGAGAGGGAGAATTAAATGGTAGAGATTACTATTTCTTAACAAAAGAGGAGTTTATAGCTAAGGAAAAAAATGGGGAATTTTTAGAGTATGCTACTGTTCACGGAAATTATTATGGTACTTTAAAGTCAGAAGTTGAAAGTAGACTTTTAGCTGGAGAAGATGTAATATTAGAGATAGATGTTCAAGGAGGACTACAAGTTAAAGCCCAATATCCTGATGCACATTTAATCTTCTTTAAAACTCCTACTAAAGAGGACTTAGAAGCTAGACTAAGAGGAAGAAAAACAGATAGTGAAGAAGTTATTCAATTGAGATTAAAAAACTCAATCAAAGAGTTAGAGTATGAAAAGGATTATGATATGACTATAATCAATAATACAGTTGAAGATTCTTGTAATGCACTTAAAAAAATCATTGAGGATAAAAATAATTAA
- the rpoZ gene encoding DNA-directed RNA polymerase subunit omega yields MKKEIIYDELLEKIPNKYILTIVSGQRARQIGKGEPILTKYSKKDTDVKKAFREILADKIGYEIVEEKVGE; encoded by the coding sequence ATGAAAAAAGAGATAATATATGATGAATTATTAGAGAAAATACCAAATAAATATATTTTAACTATTGTAAGTGGGCAAAGAGCTAGACAGATAGGAAAGGGAGAACCAATCTTAACTAAGTATAGCAAAAAAGATACAGATGTAAAAAAGGCTTTTAGAGAGATCTTGGCTGATAAGATTGGATACGAGATAGTAGAAGAAAAAGTCGGTGAATAA
- a CDS encoding DUF370 domain-containing protein: protein MKPINIGFGNMVMENRIIAIVNPDSAPSKRLKEEAKAQNRLIDATLGKKTKTLIITDSNHVIMSAINPETISLRIERGDKNE from the coding sequence ATGAAACCAATAAATATAGGTTTTGGGAATATGGTTATGGAAAATAGGATAATAGCCATAGTCAACCCTGATTCTGCTCCAAGTAAAAGACTTAAAGAGGAAGCTAAAGCTCAGAATAGATTGATTGATGCAACCTTAGGTAAGAAAACAAAAACTCTCATAATAACAGATTCCAACCATGTTATTATGTCGGCGATTAACCCAGAAACAATATCATTGAGAATAGAGAGAGGAGATAAAAATGAGTAG